From a region of the Lactuca sativa cultivar Salinas chromosome 4, Lsat_Salinas_v11, whole genome shotgun sequence genome:
- the LOC111885674 gene encoding pentatricopeptide repeat-containing protein At1g02150 gives MLLHPTVSQSPPHPQSISLSSSLSSSSLSHSLNFPYGFRSSPHKKPQFTSFIVKNRYSSSSSPVSKVYNYGTVDHEKKSGTAVTWKVIYKRISLIGDPEKGATEVLNQWENEGKKVTKWELCRIVKEMRKYGRHKLALEIYNWMNNRPERFRISSSDAAIQLDLVSKVHGISGAEDYFKNMPNNLMDKRIYGALLNAYVRAKMVEKAEALLVEMKKKDYASHALPFNVMMTLYMNLKDQEKVEAIVSEMMENNIGLDLYSYNIWISSRGSQGSIEKMEESFEKLNLDPSLNPNWTTYSTMATFYIKNDKFEKAEDSLRKIESLITGRDRIPYHYLLSHYGSIGKKEEIQRIWETYKSVFPYIPNLGYHAVISSFIRMNDIEEAEILYEEWVSVKSSYDPRIGNLLLGWYVRKGLTEKAESLFKEMLDVGKLNSSTWEIVAESHINANRVSDALNCLEEAISNEGSSFWRPKPVNLLAVYNICEEQNDEKSKEALFEVMRKSGVLEDPVYMSYLPFYKGVNPGNELEIVKEIEGDDDGAVDMLLNELHATI, from the exons ATGTTGCTCCATCCAACAGTTTCCCAATCTCCACCACACCCACAATCTATTTCTCTCTCGtcatctttatcttcatcttcccTCTCTCATTCTCTCAATTTCCCATATGGGTTTCGAAGTTCACCCCACAAAAAACCCCAATTTACTTCGTTTATCGTCAAAAACCGTTATTCTTCGTCGTCATCACCAGTTTCAAAAGTGTACAACTATGGCACAGTGGACCATGAGAAAAAGTCTGGAACGGCGGTCACCTGGAAAGTCATTTACAAGAGGATCTCACTAATAGGAGACCCTGAAAAGGGGGCCACTGAGGTGTTGAATCAGTGGGAGAACGAAGGGAAAAAAGTTACCAAGTGGGAGCTTTGTAGAATTGTGAAAGAAATGAGAAAGTATGGTCGTCACAAGCTTGCTCTTGAG ATTTACAATTGGATGAATAATAGGCCCGAGAGATTTAGAATATCGTCAAGTGATGCTGCAATTCAACTAGATCTAGTTTCAAAAGTCCACGGCATTTCAGGCGCTGAAGATTACTTCAAAAACATGCCCAATAATTTAATGGACAAGCGCATCTATGGGGCACTCTTGAATGCTTACGTACGTGCTAAAATGGTGGAAAAGGCCGAGGCTTTATTAGTCGAAATGAAAAAGAAAGACTATGCAAGCCATGCACTTCCATTTAACGTCATGATGACACTCTACATGAACCTTAAAGATCAAGAAAAAGTGGAAGCCATAGTTTCAGAGATGATGGAAAACAACATAGGATTAgatttatattcatataatatCTGGATATCTTCTCGTGGGTCTCAAGGATCtattgaaaagatggaagaatCATTTGAAAAACTGAATCTTGATCCTTCTCTTAATCCAAATTGGACTACTTATAGCACAATGGCCACATTTTACATCAAGAATGACAAATTTGAAAAAGCTGAAGATTCTCTTAGAAAGATAGAAAGTCTAATTACTGGACGTGATCGAATTCCTTATCATTATCTTTTATCTCATTATGGAAGTATTGGCAAGAAAGaagaaattcaaagaatttgggAGACTTACAAATCGGTCTTTCCTTACATACCTAATTTGGGTTATCATGCTGTGATCTCTTCATTCATCCGTATGAATGATATAGAAGAAGCTGAGATTCTTTATGAAGAATGGGTTTCAGTGAAGTCATCTTATGACCCCAGAATTGGAAATCTTTTATTGGGGTGGTATGTTAGAAAAGGGCTTACAGAAAAAGCCGAGTCTCTTTTTAAAGAAATGTTGGATGTTGGGAAATTGAATTCGAGTACTTGGGAGATTGTTGCTGAAAGCCATATCAATGCAAATAGGGTTTCTGATGCTCTAAATTGCTTAGAAGAAGCAATTTCTAATGAAGGATCAAGCTTCTGGAGACCAAAACCCGTGAATCTTTTGGCAGTTTATAACATTTGTGAAGAGCAAAATGATGAAAAAAGCAAGGAGGCTTTGTTTGAGGTGATGAGAAAATCAGGTGTTCTTGAAGATCCTGTTTATATGTCGTATTTACCCTTTTACAAAGGGGTAAACCCTGGAAATGAACTGGAAATAGTTAAAGAAATTGAGGGTGATGATGATGGAGCTGTTGATATGCTTCTTAATGAATTGCATGCTACCATTTAA